In Lacrimispora indolis DSM 755, a genomic segment contains:
- the cobI gene encoding precorrin-2 C(20)-methyltransferase codes for MAGIMYGIGVGPGDPELMTLKAVKRIRELKVIAIPHKNKEQCMAYQIARQAVPEIEEKECLYLHMPMTKDENVLKESHELAARKVREHLDKGEDVGFITLGDVSIYSTFTYLWERLLKEGYSTRLESGIPSFCAVAARVGIPLVSGSEELHIIPASYQIKDALELSGVKVLMKAGRQMRAVKEELKKCGASAIMVENCGMPDERIYGSLAEIPEDAGYYSLVIVR; via the coding sequence ATGGCTGGAATCATGTACGGAATCGGAGTAGGGCCGGGAGATCCGGAACTTATGACATTAAAGGCGGTAAAACGGATCAGGGAATTAAAGGTCATTGCAATTCCCCATAAAAATAAAGAACAGTGTATGGCATATCAGATTGCCAGACAGGCGGTGCCGGAAATAGAGGAAAAGGAATGCCTTTATCTGCACATGCCTATGACAAAGGATGAGAATGTGCTTAAGGAAAGCCACGAGCTGGCAGCCAGAAAGGTCAGGGAGCATCTGGATAAGGGGGAGGATGTGGGATTCATTACCCTGGGGGATGTGAGCATTTATTCCACCTTTACTTACCTTTGGGAGCGGCTTTTGAAGGAAGGGTATTCCACCCGGTTAGAAAGCGGGATCCCCTCTTTTTGTGCCGTGGCGGCAAGGGTCGGCATTCCCCTGGTATCAGGATCAGAGGAGCTTCATATTATCCCGGCCTCTTATCAGATCAAAGATGCCCTGGAGCTTTCAGGAGTAAAAGTTCTTATGAAGGCAGGCCGGCAGATGAGAGCGGTTAAAGAGGAACTGAAAAAATGCGGGGCAAGCGCCATTATGGTGGAAAACTGCGGAATGCCGGATGAACGGATCTACGGTTCTTTGGCGGAGATCCCGGAGGATGCCGGCTATTATTCTTTGGTGATTGTGAGGTAA
- the cobM gene encoding precorrin-4 C(11)-methyltransferase, whose product MVHIVGAGPGAPDLITVRGKDLLDRADVIIYAGSLVNPALLESRKAQCQVYDSAKMTLEEVIAVMEAAELEGKTTVRLHTGDPCIYGAIREQMDELEERGIPYDVCPGVSSFCGAASALKMEYTLPDVTQSVIITRMAGRTPVPERESIASFAAHGATMVIFLSAGMLDELSRELIKGGYFPDTPAAIVYKATWAEEKTVICTVESLSASAGRENIRKTALILVGNAVAQSSYERSRLYDPVFTTEYRKGTGEEG is encoded by the coding sequence ATGGTACATATCGTAGGAGCAGGCCCGGGAGCGCCGGACTTAATTACAGTAAGAGGCAAAGATCTGCTTGACAGGGCAGATGTGATTATTTACGCTGGTTCTTTGGTAAACCCGGCTCTTTTAGAAAGCAGAAAAGCCCAGTGCCAGGTTTATGACAGCGCAAAAATGACCCTTGAGGAAGTGATTGCCGTTATGGAAGCGGCAGAGCTGGAAGGAAAGACGACGGTAAGACTTCATACCGGTGATCCCTGCATTTACGGGGCAATAAGAGAGCAGATGGATGAGTTGGAAGAAAGAGGGATTCCCTATGATGTGTGCCCGGGAGTCAGCTCCTTTTGCGGTGCAGCCTCTGCCCTTAAAATGGAGTATACCCTTCCTGATGTGACCCAAAGCGTGATTATCACCCGCATGGCGGGCAGAACGCCTGTGCCGGAACGGGAGTCAATTGCTTCCTTTGCCGCCCACGGAGCCACCATGGTGATCTTTTTAAGCGCCGGAATGTTAGATGAGCTGTCAAGGGAATTGATAAAAGGCGGTTATTTCCCGGATACTCCTGCAGCCATTGTTTATAAAGCCACCTGGGCGGAGGAGAAGACTGTAATCTGTACGGTGGAAAGCTTAAGCGCCAGCGCCGGACGGGAGAATATAAGGAAGACAGCCCTGATTCTTGTGGGCAATGCCGTGGCCCAGAGCAGCTATGAACGTTCCAGGCTTTATGACCCGGTATTTACCACTGAATACAGAAAGGGAACGGGGGAGGAAGGATGA
- a CDS encoding cobalt-precorrin 5A hydrolase has translation MRLSIICFTEAGARLCAKLVKEISKDGQSCEGYGAEALLKSCPDGDILLPVTTSLSEWTREQFSEKEGIVFIGAAGIAVRAIAPFLKSKAEDPAVVVMDDMGRFSISLLSGHLGGANELAERLAELTGGQPVITTATDSHGKFAVDLFAREQGLVITELKKIKEISSAILKGESVGFHCDFPVSGKLPGGLVKGKAFRQNLWITIKEELSEEMLKESLKLVPRILVLGIGCRKGVPVETVERVIDRVFKEWNLSLKGLAACASIDIKKEEKGICQFAAEKGVPFYTYPAEVLAETEGEFSSSSFVKQVTGVDNVCERAALACVKELGGGNLLVKKQALEGVTAAVAVRDWKVETKYDKIR, from the coding sequence ATGAGACTTTCCATCATCTGCTTTACGGAGGCAGGGGCAAGGCTTTGTGCAAAGCTTGTAAAAGAAATTTCAAAGGACGGCCAGTCTTGTGAAGGATATGGAGCGGAAGCCCTTCTTAAATCCTGTCCTGACGGGGATATTCTGCTTCCTGTTACAACATCCTTATCTGAATGGACAAGAGAACAGTTCTCAGAAAAGGAAGGGATCGTGTTCATAGGAGCGGCAGGCATCGCTGTCCGGGCGATTGCGCCCTTTCTAAAGAGCAAGGCAGAGGATCCGGCTGTGGTGGTCATGGACGATATGGGCAGGTTTTCCATTTCCCTGCTATCCGGCCATTTGGGAGGGGCCAATGAACTGGCAGAGCGGCTGGCAGAGCTGACAGGCGGACAGCCGGTCATTACCACGGCCACAGACAGCCACGGCAAATTTGCGGTGGATTTGTTTGCCAGGGAGCAGGGACTGGTCATTACGGAACTAAAGAAGATAAAAGAGATATCCTCTGCCATCCTAAAGGGGGAAAGCGTAGGATTTCATTGTGATTTTCCGGTTTCAGGAAAGCTTCCGGGGGGACTTGTTAAAGGGAAAGCCTTCCGGCAAAACCTTTGGATCACCATCAAGGAGGAACTTTCAGAAGAGATGCTTAAGGAGTCCCTAAAGCTGGTTCCAAGAATTCTGGTTTTGGGAATCGGCTGCAGAAAGGGCGTTCCTGTTGAAACCGTAGAACGTGTTATAGACCGGGTTTTTAAGGAATGGAATTTATCCCTTAAGGGTCTTGCCGCATGTGCCAGCATTGATATAAAGAAGGAAGAAAAGGGCATCTGCCAGTTTGCTGCCGAAAAAGGAGTCCCGTTTTATACTTATCCGGCAGAGGTGCTTGCAGAAACAGAAGGGGAATTCTCTTCTTCTTCTTTTGTAAAACAGGTCACAGGAGTGGATAATGTATGTGAACGGGCAGCCCTTGCCTGTGTAAAGGAACTGGGAGGCGGGAATCTTCTGGTGAAGAAACAGGCATTGGAAGGAGTAACGGCGGCTGTGGCAGTCCGGGATTGGAAGGTGGAGACAAAGTATGACAAAATCAGGTAA
- the cobJ gene encoding precorrin-3B C(17)-methyltransferase, with the protein MTKSGKLYVVGIGPGSYEDMTIRAVKALEESEIIVGYTVYIDLIKDHFPGKEMLSTPMRREQERCGLAIDEAKKGKITAMVCSGDSGVYGMSGLILEMARSEEGLEIEIIPGVTAALSGGAVLGAPLGHDFAVISLSDLLTPMELIEERLKASAQADMVICLYNPSSKKRADYLKRACEIVMEFKSRSTVCGLVKNIGRNEEEMAVMTLENLRDTQTDMFTTVYIGNSMTKLIDGRMVTPRGYKNV; encoded by the coding sequence ATGACAAAATCAGGTAAGCTTTATGTGGTAGGGATCGGTCCGGGTTCCTATGAGGATATGACCATAAGGGCCGTGAAGGCCCTGGAAGAGAGTGAGATTATTGTAGGGTATACTGTATACATAGATTTGATCAAGGACCATTTTCCAGGTAAGGAGATGCTTTCCACACCAATGCGCAGGGAACAGGAGCGGTGCGGGCTGGCCATTGACGAGGCGAAAAAAGGGAAAATTACGGCAATGGTATGCAGCGGAGATTCAGGCGTTTACGGCATGAGCGGATTGATTCTTGAGATGGCCCGTTCAGAGGAAGGGCTGGAAATTGAGATCATACCCGGAGTGACTGCGGCCTTAAGCGGCGGGGCTGTTTTAGGCGCTCCTCTTGGCCACGACTTTGCTGTAATCAGCTTAAGCGACTTACTCACTCCAATGGAATTAATTGAAGAAAGGCTGAAAGCTTCCGCTCAGGCGGATATGGTCATCTGCCTTTATAATCCTTCCAGCAAAAAAAGGGCCGATTATTTGAAACGTGCTTGTGAGATCGTCATGGAATTCAAAAGCCGGTCAACCGTATGCGGACTTGTAAAAAATATTGGCAGGAATGAGGAGGAAATGGCGGTCATGACTCTGGAAAACCTAAGAGATACCCAGACAGATATGTTTACCACCGTCTATATAGGAAATTCCATGACAAAATTAATAGACGGCAGAATGGTAACGCCAAGAGGCTATAAAAATGTGTAG
- the cobK gene encoding precorrin-6A reductase, translating into MCRVLIFGGTAEGRILAEYCHQKEIHVWVSVATGYGRMVLLESQYLHIHESPMDAHEMELFIEQKGITLVLDATHPYAVLASENIRSACELAGVTYKRIVRESSQGPEPGDQKEGKILWAGGLEEAVLALQNVSGNILVTTGSKELSAFTSLDSWEERIYARVLPSLSVISACEEMGFKGKHLIGMQGPFTAEMNRAMIRQYDISCLVTKEAGTAGGFPEKMEAASECGIMTVVIGRPGKEEGITVREAKKLLSDYKEEGLCQAMPRLWQPEKRKVFLIGTGMGGEDQMTVRAWKELKQCDVIFGAERMLLGVSQAIPHAVKKPFYTSRDILPWLEKHREFSRIGILYSGDTGFYSGARKMAEALAKEPQDQIYDTEILPGISSVSYLCSRLKTGWENVGLVSLHGRTSDMIKELTLHSRVFALLDGTNTVKSLCCLLKEHGFYEARLSVGERLSYPDERITVGTPEDLEGQEFDVLSAVLIEKEAIYER; encoded by the coding sequence ATGTGTAGGGTCCTGATTTTTGGCGGCACCGCAGAAGGCCGTATCCTGGCGGAATACTGTCACCAAAAGGAAATACATGTATGGGTCAGCGTTGCCACCGGATATGGAAGAATGGTTCTTTTGGAGAGCCAGTATCTCCATATCCATGAAAGCCCCATGGATGCTCATGAGATGGAACTGTTTATAGAACAAAAGGGAATCACCCTTGTGCTTGATGCCACTCACCCTTATGCTGTTCTGGCTAGTGAAAACATACGCTCTGCCTGTGAATTGGCAGGAGTTACTTACAAGAGGATCGTAAGGGAGTCTTCCCAGGGGCCGGAACCGGGGGATCAGAAAGAAGGGAAGATCCTGTGGGCAGGCGGCTTAGAAGAAGCGGTCCTTGCCTTGCAGAACGTTTCAGGAAACATTTTAGTCACAACGGGAAGCAAGGAGCTTTCAGCCTTTACCAGTCTGGATTCCTGGGAGGAGCGGATTTATGCCAGAGTTCTGCCGTCCTTGTCCGTAATCTCTGCCTGTGAGGAAATGGGATTTAAGGGGAAGCATCTGATCGGTATGCAGGGCCCTTTTACAGCTGAAATGAACCGGGCCATGATAAGGCAGTATGACATCAGCTGCCTTGTGACAAAGGAGGCCGGAACTGCGGGAGGTTTTCCGGAAAAGATGGAGGCGGCATCAGAATGCGGGATTATGACAGTTGTCATCGGACGTCCGGGAAAAGAAGAAGGGATTACGGTCAGAGAAGCAAAAAAGCTTTTATCTGATTATAAAGAAGAGGGCTTATGTCAGGCTATGCCCAGACTTTGGCAGCCTGAAAAGAGAAAAGTATTTTTGATCGGAACCGGCATGGGCGGAGAGGATCAGATGACCGTAAGGGCATGGAAGGAATTAAAGCAATGTGATGTGATATTTGGTGCGGAGAGAATGCTCTTGGGCGTTTCCCAGGCAATTCCCCATGCAGTCAAAAAGCCCTTTTATACCAGCAGAGACATCCTGCCCTGGCTTGAAAAGCACAGGGAGTTTTCCAGGATCGGAATTTTGTATTCCGGAGATACGGGCTTTTACAGCGGAGCCAGAAAGATGGCGGAAGCATTGGCAAAGGAGCCCCAGGACCAGATATATGATACGGAGATCCTGCCTGGGATATCATCGGTTTCCTACTTATGTTCCAGGCTGAAAACCGGTTGGGAGAATGTGGGCCTTGTGAGCCTGCATGGCAGGACCTCTGACATGATAAAAGAATTGACCCTTCATTCCAGGGTATTTGCTCTTCTTGACGGAACCAATACGGTGAAAAGCCTGTGCTGCCTCCTTAAGGAGCATGGGTTTTACGAAGCCAGGCTGTCCGTGGGAGAGCGGCTTTCCTATCCTGATGAACGGATAACCGTTGGAACGCCGGAGGATCTGGAAGGGCAGGAGTTTGATGTATTATCTGCCGTATTGATTGAGAAAGAGGCAATTTATGAGAGATGA
- the cbiT gene encoding precorrin-6Y C5,15-methyltransferase (decarboxylating) subunit CbiT, with product MRDELFIRGDVPMTKSEVRAVSISKLELDQDSVLYDIGAGTGSVSIEASRYLTGGRVYAVEKKAEAIELIKANKEKFAADCLEIVEGAAPEALVSLEAPSHVFIGGTSGSMDKVLSLVLKKNPGARIVINAIALESLSEIISWLKEHSVPAEIVQVQVSRGRKAGDYHLMMGQNPVYVVSFGGEGRNILE from the coding sequence ATGAGAGATGAACTGTTTATCCGTGGAGATGTGCCCATGACAAAAAGCGAGGTCAGGGCTGTTTCCATATCAAAGCTGGAGCTGGATCAGGATTCTGTCCTGTATGATATAGGAGCCGGAACCGGCTCTGTGTCCATTGAAGCTTCCCGGTATCTCACCGGAGGCCGGGTTTATGCGGTGGAAAAGAAAGCGGAAGCAATAGAGCTTATAAAAGCAAATAAGGAAAAATTTGCAGCAGACTGCCTGGAAATCGTCGAAGGAGCAGCGCCTGAGGCATTGGTATCTCTTGAAGCCCCTTCCCACGTATTTATCGGTGGAACCTCCGGATCCATGGACAAGGTACTTTCCCTGGTTTTAAAAAAGAATCCGGGGGCCAGGATCGTAATCAATGCAATCGCCCTGGAATCTCTGTCCGAAATTATATCCTGGCTGAAAGAACATTCCGTCCCGGCGGAAATCGTACAGGTGCAGGTATCCAGAGGAAGGAAAGCGGGAGATTACCATCTGATGATGGGACAAAATCCTGTCTATGTGGTTTCCTTTGGAGGGGAAGGGAGGAATATCCTTGAATGA
- a CDS encoding cobyrinate a,c-diamide synthase, producing the protein MNDSYPRLMLAAPKSGSGKTMMTCGLLNAFLLRKLPCRSFKCGPDYIDPMFHKSVLGIDGGNLDTFFLDQQRVREQFSDRAKGAGISVIEGVMGYYDGVGGDTTHASSYEVACALDTPVVLVLDCKGASLSLAAVVKGFLEYKENSHIKGVILNRTSAVMAGRLRPAMEELGVHIYGYLPECEEGTFGSRHLGLVLPGEIKGLKDQLHKLAVKLESTIDVDGLIKLAQEAKPLPSLKERSKCRVSQVIPGKEVVIGMAFDEAFCFYYQENLKLLEEMGARLIPFSPIHDKALPPGICGLLLGGGYPELYCKELSENESMLREIRNASERGLPILAECGGFLYLHQELETKDHKSYCLSGVIPGRAFPTERLLRFGYIEAFAREDIPFLKKGESIRGHEFHYWDSTNNGAGMEAIKPGGKKSWNCVHGEGNLLAGFPHFYYPSNPVLPERFVEACKGFKETEERT; encoded by the coding sequence TTGAATGATTCCTATCCCAGGCTGATGCTTGCTGCCCCTAAGAGCGGCAGCGGAAAAACCATGATGACCTGCGGACTATTAAATGCTTTTCTCTTGAGAAAACTGCCCTGCCGGTCCTTTAAATGTGGCCCGGATTATATTGATCCCATGTTTCATAAATCCGTGCTTGGGATTGACGGCGGAAATTTAGACACGTTTTTCCTGGATCAGCAGCGGGTCAGAGAGCAGTTTTCAGACAGGGCAAAGGGAGCCGGGATTTCTGTTATTGAAGGGGTCATGGGGTATTATGACGGAGTGGGCGGAGATACCACTCATGCAAGCTCCTATGAGGTGGCATGTGCCCTGGATACACCGGTGGTCCTGGTTTTAGACTGCAAGGGAGCCAGCCTGTCCCTGGCAGCAGTGGTGAAGGGCTTCTTGGAATATAAAGAAAACAGCCATATCAAGGGTGTGATCTTAAACCGGACGTCAGCCGTTATGGCAGGACGGCTGAGACCGGCAATGGAAGAACTGGGGGTACATATTTACGGATATCTGCCGGAATGTGAAGAAGGGACCTTTGGCAGCCGCCATCTGGGTCTTGTGCTTCCGGGGGAAATAAAGGGTTTAAAAGATCAGCTTCATAAACTGGCCGTAAAGCTGGAATCTACCATTGATGTAGATGGACTTATAAAGCTGGCCCAGGAGGCAAAGCCGCTGCCATCTCTTAAAGAAAGATCAAAATGCCGGGTTTCCCAGGTCATTCCTGGGAAGGAAGTGGTCATTGGAATGGCCTTTGATGAGGCTTTCTGCTTTTATTATCAGGAGAACTTAAAGCTCCTTGAAGAGATGGGAGCAAGGCTTATTCCCTTTAGTCCCATTCACGATAAAGCGCTGCCTCCCGGCATTTGCGGTCTTTTGCTCGGGGGAGGATATCCGGAGCTTTATTGCAAAGAGCTTTCGGAAAATGAATCCATGCTCCGGGAAATAAGAAACGCTTCGGAGCGCGGCCTTCCCATACTGGCTGAATGCGGAGGCTTTCTGTATCTTCACCAGGAGCTGGAGACAAAAGACCATAAAAGCTACTGCCTGTCTGGCGTCATACCCGGAAGAGCGTTTCCGACAGAACGCCTGTTGCGGTTTGGCTATATTGAGGCGTTTGCCAGAGAGGATATTCCATTTTTAAAAAAGGGAGAATCCATCCGGGGCCATGAATTCCATTACTGGGACAGCACAAACAACGGAGCCGGTATGGAGGCAATAAAACCAGGCGGTAAAAAAAGCTGGAACTGCGTTCATGGAGAAGGAAATCTGCTGGCAGGCTTCCCTCATTTTTATTATCCTTCTAACCCTGTGCTGCCAGAGCGTTTTGTGGAGGCCTGCAAAGGCTTTAAGGAAACAGAGGAAAGGACATAA
- the cobT gene encoding nicotinate-nucleotide--dimethylbenzimidazole phosphoribosyltransferase produces the protein MNEELNVYLSQIRPLSASAMETAHSRWSQVAKPLNSLGVLEADIIKMAGIRETSKVDINKRALLILCADNGIVEEGVTQTGREVTALVAENMTKGDSSVCIMAERAGVDVFPVDMGVARDLFSGLRYPLICRKTAYGTNNFRKEPAMKREEAVKSIETGIKLVGELAGKGYHLIATGEMGIGNTTTSSAVASLLLKKAPEALTGRGAGLNDEGLKKKLEVIREAVERYGPVCRDAVDILACVGGFDLAGLTGVFLGGAIYRIPVLVDGFISAAAALSADRIYPGCSGFMLASHVSAEPAGRLLLDELGLLPLIQAGMCLGEGTGAVAAIPLLDMAAGVYTKMSSFEDIHIEAYKPMGGQ, from the coding sequence ATGAATGAAGAACTTAATGTATACTTATCACAGATCCGGCCTCTTAGCGCTTCTGCCATGGAAACCGCCCACAGCCGATGGTCCCAGGTGGCAAAGCCTCTTAACAGCTTAGGCGTCCTGGAAGCTGATATCATAAAGATGGCAGGGATAAGGGAAACGTCAAAAGTGGATATAAATAAACGGGCGCTTCTCATCCTGTGCGCTGACAATGGGATCGTGGAGGAAGGGGTCACCCAGACCGGCAGGGAAGTGACTGCCCTTGTGGCTGAGAACATGACAAAGGGAGACAGCAGCGTCTGCATCATGGCAGAACGGGCCGGGGTGGATGTATTTCCAGTGGATATGGGGGTTGCCAGGGATCTGTTCTCCGGCCTTCGTTATCCTCTCATCTGCAGAAAGACCGCTTACGGGACAAATAATTTCCGCAAAGAGCCTGCCATGAAGCGGGAGGAGGCGGTTAAATCCATAGAGACAGGCATCAAACTGGTTGGAGAGCTGGCGGGAAAAGGCTATCATCTGATCGCAACCGGGGAAATGGGGATCGGAAATACCACCACCAGCAGTGCGGTTGCTTCCCTGCTGCTGAAAAAAGCTCCGGAAGCCCTGACAGGAAGAGGGGCGGGATTAAATGATGAGGGCTTAAAAAAGAAGCTGGAAGTCATCAGAGAGGCCGTAGAGAGATACGGTCCCGTCTGCCGGGATGCGGTGGATATCCTTGCCTGCGTGGGAGGCTTTGATCTGGCAGGACTTACCGGCGTATTTCTAGGCGGAGCCATTTACCGGATACCGGTTTTAGTGGACGGATTTATTTCTGCGGCAGCGGCCCTTTCTGCAGACCGCATTTATCCGGGCTGCAGTGGCTTCATGCTGGCTTCCCATGTGTCTGCGGAGCCTGCCGGCAGACTGCTCCTTGATGAGCTGGGGCTTTTACCTCTGATACAGGCGGGAATGTGCCTGGGAGAGGGGACCGGAGCGGTGGCGGCAATCCCCCTTCTTGATATGGCGGCCGGCGTTTATACAAAAATGAGTTCCTTTGAAGACATACATATTGAAGCGTATAAACCCATGGGAGGACAATGA
- a CDS encoding bifunctional adenosylcobinamide kinase/adenosylcobinamide-phosphate guanylyltransferase — MMITLIVGGSGSGKSEYAESLVMSLGEGRRIYIATMKPWDEECRRRIDRHRQMRAQKQFETVECYRNLKGLKRNINRLQPSSVLLECMSNLVSNELFGLGDQGEAPPAERTSAVGEIMEGIRRIEEETGHFIIVTNEVFSDGDSYGEETLVYRKVLGEVNRRIAEISNEVIEVVAGIPIVLKANGSPYEIYRMQETRRLKS, encoded by the coding sequence ATGATGATCACTTTGATTGTGGGAGGAAGCGGAAGCGGAAAATCAGAATATGCGGAAAGTCTGGTCATGAGCCTGGGAGAAGGCAGGCGGATCTACATTGCCACCATGAAGCCCTGGGATGAGGAATGCAGGCGCAGAATAGACCGGCACAGGCAGATGAGGGCACAAAAGCAGTTTGAGACAGTGGAATGCTACCGGAATTTAAAGGGACTGAAGCGGAACATCAACAGACTGCAGCCTTCGTCGGTCCTTCTGGAATGCATGTCAAATCTGGTGTCAAATGAGCTTTTTGGCCTGGGAGACCAGGGGGAAGCTCCGCCCGCGGAGAGAACATCTGCAGTGGGAGAGATCATGGAAGGGATCAGGAGAATAGAAGAAGAGACCGGACATTTTATCATTGTGACCAATGAGGTTTTTTCCGATGGGGACAGCTATGGAGAAGAGACCCTGGTTTACCGGAAGGTTCTTGGAGAGGTCAACCGGAGAATCGCTGAAATTTCCAATGAAGTGATCGAGGTAGTCGCAGGAATACCGATTGTGTTGAAAGCCAATGGGAGTCCTTATGAAATATACAGGATGCAGGAAACGAGGCGTCTTAAAAGTTAA
- a CDS encoding response regulator transcription factor, with protein sequence MYKLLVVEDEKSIAYGIANSIEWEKWGFVISGVCGNGIEALEQIKKDKPHVVLSDIRMPEMDGIELMQHLNQHYPEIKIIILSGYNDFEYLQMSIKNRVMEYLLKPTDLDEFEVTFRKIKERLDEEGKKELEERELKSAYEESRSLKLRRKYNALIKGYGYHEEEMEEEFFCQGENWYGVMLIHLDVPGTEDKNAYYQDQMKVEKILNERVSKEEIDGTYIWNFEEKITGILSAGEEPLEEELYSYVRQMAEAVLEESGIPIYAGISNFYADFQMLPQCYEQAKCCASQKIYSEGKNLVMTYKGIQEADFDYYAVSFDTGQILKEVMEQEENKAEDILDDIFSEFKGKVILDYDYINRLSLELLFNLSRALLRYGVRLEKVMKKLDCTYTGIYPLKSLQEKKEFLSRILREVSREMADMRGEWRSQSSLAQKIREIVDEEYDSNQISLEYVGTKVHKNSAYISKIFKNEFGCNFSDYIITKRLEKSRKLLADPARKIYEISQEMGWADVSNYIKLFKKKYGISPKEYRNILQPEGSSWGKTNENE encoded by the coding sequence ATGTATAAACTGTTGGTGGTGGAAGATGAAAAGTCGATTGCATATGGGATCGCAAACAGCATTGAATGGGAAAAATGGGGGTTTGTTATAAGCGGTGTCTGCGGCAATGGAATAGAGGCGCTGGAACAGATCAAAAAGGACAAGCCCCATGTGGTGCTTTCCGATATCCGGATGCCGGAAATGGATGGGATCGAGCTGATGCAGCATTTAAACCAGCACTACCCGGAAATCAAGATCATCATCTTAAGCGGGTACAATGATTTCGAATACCTGCAGATGTCCATTAAAAACCGGGTCATGGAATATCTCTTAAAGCCTACGGATCTGGATGAATTTGAGGTGACCTTCCGGAAAATAAAAGAACGTCTTGATGAGGAAGGAAAAAAGGAATTAGAAGAACGGGAATTAAAATCAGCATATGAAGAGAGCAGGAGCTTAAAGCTTAGAAGAAAATACAATGCACTGATCAAGGGATACGGCTATCATGAAGAAGAGATGGAGGAAGAATTCTTCTGCCAGGGCGAAAACTGGTACGGTGTGATGCTGATCCATTTGGATGTACCAGGTACGGAAGATAAAAACGCCTATTATCAGGATCAGATGAAGGTGGAAAAGATTTTAAATGAAAGAGTTTCAAAAGAAGAGATTGACGGAACTTATATCTGGAACTTTGAGGAGAAGATAACCGGGATATTAAGCGCCGGGGAGGAGCCTTTGGAGGAAGAGCTGTATTCCTATGTGAGGCAGATGGCGGAAGCGGTCTTAGAGGAGAGCGGCATTCCCATATATGCCGGTATCAGCAATTTTTATGCGGATTTCCAGATGCTTCCCCAGTGCTATGAACAGGCCAAATGCTGTGCCAGCCAGAAGATCTACAGCGAAGGAAAGAACCTGGTCATGACCTACAAAGGGATACAGGAAGCAGATTTTGATTACTATGCAGTTTCCTTTGATACAGGCCAGATTTTAAAGGAAGTCATGGAGCAGGAGGAGAATAAGGCAGAGGATATTTTAGATGACATCTTTTCCGAATTTAAGGGAAAGGTGATTCTGGATTATGATTATATCAACCGCTTAAGCCTTGAACTGTTGTTTAATCTTTCCCGCGCCCTGCTGCGCTACGGCGTCCGCTTAGAAAAGGTGATGAAAAAGCTGGACTGCACCTATACCGGCATTTATCCCTTAAAAAGCCTGCAGGAAAAAAAGGAATTTCTATCCCGTATACTCCGGGAGGTTTCCAGGGAGATGGCGGATATGAGGGGAGAATGGAGGAGCCAGAGCAGTCTTGCCCAGAAGATCAGAGAAATCGTGGATGAGGAGTATGATTCCAACCAGATATCCCTGGAATATGTGGGGACAAAGGTGCATAAAAATTCCGCCTATATTTCCAAGATATTTAAAAATGAATTTGGCTGCAACTTCAGTGATTACATCATTACAAAAAGACTGGAAAAAAGCAGAAAGCTTCTTGCTGATCCTGCACGGAAAATCTATGAGATTTCCCAGGAAATGGGCTGGGCCGACGTATCCAATTACATTAAGCTGTTTAAGAAAAAATATGGGATAAGTCCGAAAGAGTACCGGAATATCCTACAGCCGGAAGGCAGCAGCTGGGGGAAAACCAATGAAAATGAATAG